ACACAAAGGGGGGAGCCGTCAAGGcgcctgaagcaccctgcaagaaGGAAGGAACAATGAGGCCAGAAAAATAGAAAGGGAAAGCAGagagaaaggaaaaaagaaaaaaagggggggggggggtgggagcaGGAACAGGCTGGAACAGACACTCTCACCATCTTGAAGATTtcaccctctgtccatccagcagggacgccccttcagccactggcaccgaagtggcaggaagctggagaggGTCTTGTAGGTGGGCGACCcttgtgctggcgggatgcaggggagctgggctgccctggtcctccttttcttcggtggtggaggcagcagtgcggatagccggcactggcgcagctcaaccccgggaaaacagagaggtccaggcgtctctgttgtccctgttgaaaaaaataaaataaaaaataaattaaaaaataaaaagaaatcaattttaagcaaagacagctctgcagtgcagagagtgtcttgcctccttgacactaagcaaaaaactggtagtctctctctccaggctgagggtatagctgctggaggaggggcttaacagtcttcacttagtgtcacgcctcctagggagctgagctatacccaaggtttcctgtgtccccccaaGGATCTGTTGAGAGATTCCAGGGCCTCATTAAGGAAAAGAAACATAGACAATTTATTAGAGACCCGAGTGactttaaagaaaataaagcaTACCAGCTAGAAAGTAAAAGTAAGGCCGTTCCCTCTGCGTCAGAGGTTTTCTCTTCGGATAAAGATTTTTCCGATACAGAAATTCACCAAACCACTAATAAGGGAGGACGAAATAAGGGAACctcttatataaaaaaaaggcaGAAAATGGCGCAAAGGGGGAAGGGATATAGGCAATcaccaggggggagggggggcaacaAGGTGCCTCCTCTTCTTTTCTAGCATCGTCTGATAATACAATCGTTCCGTCCCCTTTTTTAACACAAGGTCAAAATTTTAACCAAATGAGAGATCGGAACAAGGGAGGAGACAGCAGCATACCAACGATGGCCTACAAATCATAAATCTCTCCTCACGCTTTTTAGATGAGACCGAGATAAGTGTATTATTCCTTCGTCCCAACTACTGAGTTTAGACCATTTACCTGGATAAAGGATTTACATCTTTTCTGCAGGAAACTCAAGTGGCAAAAATTCTTCAATAATTCCAACAGACAATCCCTAGATAAATTAGGGAGCGAACAGAGTGAGATTTCTGATTTGGAGATCCTTATGGAATTATGGGAAGAGGGCTCACGTAACCCCGGCGAAGGCCAATTTTCCAATCTGTGCCCCAAAAGTACCAAAATGCCCCCACTCGCAAACTATGAATTCATAGACATTTTTCAACGGCTAGTGATTTTAGATCTTGAGAAAATTAGGGCCAGCCAACAGTATCGTAAAAATTTTTCCATAAAGGAACTAGAGGCCCTAAAAACCCTGGAATGGGACATATCCGTTGTTATAAAACCGGCCGATAAGGGGGGTAATTTTGGTAATAATGGATCATGAAATATACACCAAAATGTGCCTGAGCATTCTGAGGGATCCAGAAGGGTATCAACTCTTACCGGGGGAACCTACCGATTAACTTTCTGGCCGAATTAAAAACTATTCTCATATCCGGCAGAAGGAATAAAGTAATAACCGAATCTGAATAGAACTATTTACTTCCAACGGTACTCCAAATTGCAACCTTTTACGGACTGCCAAAAGTCCATAAGGGGACATCGCCCCTTAAAGGGTCGCCCAATAGTGTCTGGAGTAGGGTCACTGTCACAGAACAGTggcatatatatattgatagttgAGACAATTTGTTCTCACACTTCCCTCCTACACTAGCGACACAATGAACTTTCTTAATAAAATCGAGACGCTGGACATTGATTCCTCGTGTTTGTTTACCAGCATAGATGTGGAATCATTGTACAGCGCCATTCCACATGATAAAGGCCTGACTGCCGTAGCCGATTTACCTCCGTACTAGGGGGGACACATTACAGTAATCATAACGGATTTGTGCTCGCACTTCTTGAGTTTGTCCTGACTCCtaatttctttttgtttaacaagcttttctaccaccagctcaaggGGACGGCTATGGGCAGCCCTTGTGTGACCAGctatgccaatctcttcctgggctggtgggaggacaaggTGGTATTCCCGGACCACGATACCTGGTGGAACGATAAGATATCATTCTGGACCAGATATATAGACGATATCTTTGTAATCTGGAGCGGGAATAAGGCGGAGTTTGCTAAGTTTGTCAACTCACTAAATGTAAACCAAGTTGGTCTCAGATTTACATACGAAGTACAAGATCAATCTATAACTTTTCTTGATGTAAAAGTATCTAAGCCGGGTGAAAGACTTACCACTACCCTCTTTAGGAAATCAACAGCGACCAACAGCATTCTCCATTGGGACACATCCCCCGGCCTTGAAAAGGGGCATCCCAAAAGGACAGTATCTTAGTGTCCGGAGAAACTGTTCCGATGACTTAAGTTTCCATAAGGAGGCCGGAGAACTACAGAATAGGTTAATGGAGAGGGGATACCCTCCCAAGATCCTCGGCGACGCTTTTAAACAGACACGGACACTAGAAAAGAACGTCCCTCCTTATTCCAAAAAATACAACCGTTAGAATACAGGCTCCTATCCGCCTCATCTCTACATATGACACCATTAATGCCGAGGTGAGGGCGGTCCTGAATAAGGACTGGCCCATTTTATTATTGGACCCAGACTTAACGGACTCGGTTGCCCCATATCCCAGTATTACCTATAGAAAAGGCAGAAGCCTACGGGATCGCCTTGTGCACAGCCATGATACAACGCCAACCCCGGCGGGCACTTGGCTGGACAGAAAACCTCATGGCAGTTATCGCTGCAGCACATGTAAAGTGTATGACTTTGTATCTGGATCTAAAACTATCACATGCTCAGCAACTAACAGGATGTTCACGGTCCGGGATTTTGCAAACTGAAAAACAAAGGGTGTTATCTATATATGTCAATGTCCCTGCCCCAAAGATTATATAGGGAATACTTTTAGGGAAGTAAGAAATAAGGAGAAGAATTTGTGAGCATGTCAATGATGTATATAAAAAGAAGGTCACCCCTTTAGCAGAACATGTTAATGAACATCATGGAGGGAACCCTAGAGTACTGAAATTTTCATTTCATTCATTCTCAGTTTTTATGATAAATGTGCTTTAAGTAAGGGTAACCATATTCCCTAGACTGGTCAACAATGCGGAAAGCATCGAATTTTGTCTGTGACCTATATCTTGTCATAATGACACATCCCTTTTGTGTTTAAAAGTTCATACTTAGCCCCGCAACAGCAATTAGTTCAAGATAAGTGTTGCCTTATATGTGCACCATGTGAGATATGTCGATCCTCTTTAATAAACTTTAAACAAAGGGGTTTATGAGTACCCAGTAGAGAGCCCTCTGCCTACACCTTGATATGAGGGGATTTTGGGTGGGCCTCTATCCCTCTCCCCCACTTCTTTATCTCCCGTGTCCCTCTGCTAGTGGAGGGATTTGAGGTGTGGAGGGTGGGGTTCTTTAAGGGGGCCTTTTCCATATGAGCGTACTGCCTGTCGGGTAATGGGCACGTGAGCAGTGCCTGGCATCTTATCTTTAGTAGCGCCTGAACACGCACGCACATTGATCACCGGCAGTTTGGGGGGGAAACGCATCAGGGCAGTAGGGAAACCCAATTTCTATTCGGGCTTTTTTTTAGGGACAGCCAGGTTAGGCACAGGGACGGGGAGGCCCCACCTTCAGGAGTCATCCCCGGGGTGAGGACTTAGCAGGGCTACACTGGGGAAATTTTTGTGCCCCATTGTTATTTGTCCTTTGCCCTCCCTCTTTATGACCTGTATAATTACTGGTGGCCCACTAGCTATCCGATAAATTACACTGATTATTGTTCACTTACCCTGTGAGTTGTTGTCTAGTTAGCctgctttttcagtttttttataaAAGGATTTAATAAATGGTAAGTTTTAAGGGGTCATTctctaaaaaatgtattttcttgagCTGAAAggaggccttctcaaacagctgattggcaaacgtcccgggtgtcggaccctgacCATTGAGATACTGATTAACTATTCCaaggatacgtcatcagtataaaaaaaaacctgaGAAAACCGCTTTAATAGAGGGGAGTCCCTCATTTAGGACCGACAGCTGACAGATTTTCCCGAAAACTGTTTCATACtttatttctcctgtggtggcgctgcaggagtCTTGAACACTTTCTGATAGGGCATATTACAgcagattgttgggggtctgaAATCAGGGCACATTGAGATTAGATTATTGCTTGGGGACTCTTCAAACAAGTAAAAATTAGATTCCTATAATTTTGACTTGATTTCTTGTTAGAATTACTTATATTAATcctgtgttttgttttgtttttttgcttttttcctAAAGTTTCTGTTACCCTGCCGCAATGTACAAATACCCAAAGAAGCTTCTACTCTGTATGTCAGTAGCAACGACTTTCATCTTTTTACTGGGGGTTCTAAGCAAATTGCCGATCACTGCACCTGTAAAGAAGAAAATTGAGAACGCCCCTTGTAATGGCAAACTCAGCACCGATACGATTACAGCACTGGACGACAACCGGACGTTCATCATCTCGCCGTACTATGACGACAGAGATGACCATCGGTCTATGGTGCGGATTCTCAGCATTATCCACCATGAAGAGGTAAAGGAACTATACTGCTATTTCTGTTGCCCTACAGACAAGAGCGTGCAGATCTCCAAGGCGTCCATAGACATGCATAGCGATCGCTTTGACTTTCCCTATGTGACAACGGACCTTTTATGTGAGATGCCACCAGACTGCCCTGCTGAGTATTTATCTGTCCATACGTCTCTAAtgcaaaaaatgacccaattgccTCTATTCCGAATACAAAACCAAGATGTGAAACCATTTTCTGCAGAGTTCACGGTCTGCATTTCCACTATGTTTGGGAATTACAGCAATGTCTTACAATTCATTCAGACCATGGAGATGTACCTGATCCTGGGGGCACAACGGGTCATGATCTACCTTAACAGTTGCAGCCCCCAGATGAAAAAAACGATGCAGTATTATATTGCAAGAGGGATCCTAGAGGTGGTAGACTGGCCGATCCAGCGTTACCTCAGGCCTGGCACTTCATGGCACCATTCAGTTGACCCCAAAGATATAGGGTATTATGGTCAGTTGGCAACACTCAATGACTGCATTTATAGGAATATGTACAGGACTAGGTTTGTGCTGCTCAATGATATTGATGAGATCATTTTACCATTCTCGCACATGACGTGGGACGCCATGATGAAAAGTCTTCAACAACAGAATCCAAATGTTGGAATTTTCCTATTTGAAAATCATATTTTTCCTCAAACTGTGCCCATTGATGTCCACTTCTCTGATATTTCCTCCTGGAAAGACGTCCCGGGATATAACGTCCTCCAGTACGTCTATCGGGAACCAGACAGACCAGATTATTTCAATGCTCGGAAGATGATTGTGGATCCCAGGAAGGTCATACAGACGTCGGTTCACTCCATTTTAAAATGTTACGGAGATTACCGGCGTGTCTCAGTGGAAACAGCTCTGGTTTCCCACTGCAGAGGACCTCTACAGAAGAAATTACCAAAAACCTCATTAATAGAAGACAAGACTATCTGGAAACATAATGCCTCTCTTATCAGAAATGTTAATAAAGTTCTGGGGGAAATCTCATTCCAGTGATGAAACGCTCTACACATGCGTTGGAAGCTATAGGTGGTGCAGAAGTGCCTGGAAATGAAAGAGGTTATCcgggaatttatattgatgagttatcctcaggataggtcataaatatgagATCAGTGGGGGCCGACattccctgccgatcagctgttaaaaAAGGCCAGAGCCCTGTGAGCgcagtggcctcttcctaggccatgtgatgtcaacaTACATCGATCACgttgcctagttgcagctcagccctattcaagtcaatggggctgagctgcaacaccaagcacggccactacacaatggacggcgctgtgctttaaAAGCTGCCAGGAGCCAACTGTGCTCATCAGAGCTCTGGTGACCGCGGTGGCTcccatcctgagaataggtcatcattatcaattcCTGAATAGCCCCTTTGATAGATACAAATCTCTATGTAGAAAGACTGTGTGGCCTGtgaatatgtatatatgtatttattttttttccttttttatagcATATcatttgttactttttttttatttactttctgTGTTCTATTTATAAGATTATTAAAGGACTTGTTTCATTGGATCAACCTCTTGTCATGTGTATTCACATGCAGTTTTCTGCATTCCAGAAAACAGTTGTATTTACGTGGTGACTATTCTTAAAGGTGGCAAATGGGGTCTCAATTTTCAAGGGTTATTTCCATTGTGACAGTTATAGCATATCTACCAGTGTCTCTTGCCTGCTGTCAATGGAGAGGTGGCGGCACATGTGCAGctctttccattcacttctatgggagttctgaaaatggaCACATCTAGTAAGTATGCTCGGCTTATGCATGGCCATCTTTCTATCTACAGcatctagtgatgagcgaagcgagatTCGGATGTTATAcccgaagtcgatttgttcaaaactttgaattgatgctgtacggagatctgtataaaatgtatgggctcagaTGAGACGAAGTTAGTTATCCGTGAAGTCGCGCCTGACTGGTACTGAAGCtgcaaaagagttttttttatttttatttttattttttttgggaaagGTGCAGGTAATGCAGAAGTGGGACTCATTTCATAAATTTATGGCATATGTTCATCGAATGTCTGGGAATACCCCTATAAACGGGTTGTTCAGCACTGTGGACCTTTCTGACCCTGCGGagagaatcatacttacctgacacCTGCTGTTGGGTTCCCCCACTGCGACTGCAGATCTTGGGTCTCACTTcatcaacatccagtttgatgcAGGACATTTTTGATCCATGCGTGATGTCATTGGGTCAAGTGACGCATAGGTGACACGTCGCCACTGAATCGGCCACAGATGTTGATGCAGGGAGACCCCAGATCTGCAGACGCAGCTGGAGAGTGAATGAGCTGGAATGCGGCACAGGtcaaacataaatacagcaccagagccaagcatggtacatatatacagaaccaagattaatacataaatacagcaccagaaccaagcacattactagagattagcgaatttcatatcttgaaattcgttca
The Bufo bufo chromosome 8, aBufBuf1.1, whole genome shotgun sequence genome window above contains:
- the LOC120977662 gene encoding uncharacterized protein LOC120977662, with the protein product MYKYPKKLLLCMSVATTFIFLLGVLSKLPITAPVKKKIENAPCNGKLSTDTITALDDNRTFIISPYYDDRDDHRSMVRILSIIHHEEVKELYCYFCCPTDKSVQISKASIDMHSDRFDFPYVTTDLLCEMPPDCPAEYLSVHTSLMQKMTQLPLFRIQNQDVKPFSAEFTVCISTMFGNYSNVLQFIQTMEMYLILGAQRVMIYLNSCSPQMKKTMQYYIARGILEVVDWPIQRYLRPGTSWHHSVDPKDIGYYGQLATLNDCIYRNMYRTRFVLLNDIDEIILPFSHMTWDAMMKSLQQQNPNVGIFLFENHIFPQTVPIDVHFSDISSWKDVPGYNVLQYVYREPDRPDYFNARKMIVDPRKVIQTSVHSILKCYGDYRRVSVETALVSHCRGPLQKKLPKTSLIEDKTIWKHNASLIRNVNKVLGEISFQ